Genomic window (Streptomyces liliiviolaceus):
CCGAAGGGCATCTTGTCCGAGCTGTCGATGCCGCTGGGCGCGTTCACCGCGAGGTCGAAGTCCTTCGGCATGGTCTTCGCCGCCTCGTTCTCCACCCAGGAGCCGTTCGGGATGAAGAGCGCCTTGCCCTCGGTCCAGGCGGTCTGGGACTGGATGTGGTCCAGGCCCGGGGTGCCCTTGAGGATGTAGCCCTTCTTGTAGAGCTCGTAGTACGCCTCGAAACAGGTCTTGACGGCCGGGTGCTTCCAGGCGTTCGGCTCCAGGTTGTCGATGGCGTCCAGGACCTCACGGCCGCCGACCTTGGCGATCATCGGGTAGAGCGAGAAGGGGACGTAGTACGGGTACTTGCCCGCGTACGTCCAGCCCGCGATGCCCTTCTTCTTCGCCTTGGCGCAGACCGCGAGCATGTCGTCCCAGGTCTCCGGGTACTCCGCGTCCAGGCCGTCCAGCGCCTTCTGGGAGTACCACACGCCGTAGACGGTGTACGCGTAGTACATGATCCAGACCGGGTCGCCGTCGAACTGGCCCATCTCGACGATTCCGGGGCGCAGGGTGTCGCGGACCTTCTTGGCCGGGTCGTCGATGGACGGCGCGTCCAGCAGCGGGGTGAGGTCGGCGAGCTGCTTCTTGCCGACCAGGACGCCCATGTCCATCTGCTCGGCACCCGAGTTGTCGATCAGGTCCGGCGGGGTCCCCTGGTTGAAGCGCGGCTGCAGGACCGACTGGATCTTCTGGGTCGAGGAGAACTTGACCTTCGCCTTGGGGAAGTTCTTCTCGTAGACCGCCTTGGCGTCCTCGGCGTACTGCGTGCCGAAGCCACCGTCGAAGATCACGATCTCCAGCGGCGCGCTCTCGTTGACGGCGAGCGGGTTCTCCTTGGTCTTCTTGCCCTTGTCGACCTTCTCGTCGCCACCGCTGTCGCCGCTGGCGCACGCGGACAGAAAGCCCATCGTGGGTACGGTGATCAGACCGAGCGCGGCGGACCGCTTGATCAGGTCGCGCCGGCCGACACCCTCGCGGTCGTTGTGTGCGGAAGTGGATCCCATGCTCAAGTCCTCGCCTTCTTCAGGACTCAGGCGGTGAACCGGACCCTCCCCGGCACCGCGGTCGGTACTGCATTACCCGGGGGAAACCCCCGGTCCCCCGGCAGGAAAAACAGGTCGGACGAACTGCCCGGCGCTTGAGCGAGGGAACATCAGTAGAGCTGGATCGTGCCTGGAATACCGGTAACCGCAGGAATGCGCGGCACGTCGCTGTTGGCCGCGCCCCCTCGTCTGCCGGCGACTTCCTGCCCGCGACCGGTCGAACGATCGGGCGGACGCCGACAGGTATAGTCCACTTCCCGCCAACGGAGCAAGATCGAATGCACAGTTGGCCGACACTCTTTCCCGAAGTGAGACCTCGCGGAAATATGAGCTGCCCGCAGGCTTGTCACACAGCGGGTGATCAGGCAACGATCAGTGCCCGAACAGGTAGCCGACAGGCCGGCCCACGAGGGGCCGTCGAGTCGGCTGTCGGGGGTACCCCCGTACGCCACATACAACACCCTTGACATCAATGGTCACTTGACTCCCTACTGGACCTGCGCAGCGAATTTGACAACGTTGTCCAGGCGCACGTGACAGGGAGGGTGCTGGCGCATGCACCACAGATCTCGGCAAGGGTCTCCGTACAGATCCCGGCTCGGAACGAGGCACGGGTGGGGTTCCACGGCGGTCCTCGGGGCCGCCGCCTTCGCACTGGTGGTGGCCTCGCAGGGCGCCGCCGTAGCCCGTCCCGGTGAAGCGGCGGCGGCTGATCGGGAGTTCGCCTCCTCCTTCGAGACGGGTGAACCCGCACCCGACTGGCTCAACACGGTCGACATCTCGGCGGACGGCACCAAGCGCGCCTCGGGGGTCGACGGCGGTTTCAGCAGCGGCATCCCCGGCAATGTGACGGACCACGTCACGGAGGTCCGCGCGAGCGCCGAGAACACCGGCGGGGGCGAGGTGAAGGAGAACCTCACCGATGTCGAGCCCAGCACCAAGTGGCTGACCTTCGCGCCCACCGGCTGGGTGGAGTTCGATCTGGACGCCCCCGTCAAACTGCTGTCGTACGCGCTCACGTCGGCCAACGACCACGACGAGCGCGACCCCGTCGACTGGACCTTCCAGGGCTCCACGGACGGCAAGGACTGGAAGACCCTCGACACCCGGACCGGTGAGTCCTTCGCCGAGCGGTTCCAGACGAAGACGTACAAGCTCGGCGAACCGGCCGAGTACGCGCACTTCCGGCTCGACATCACCAAGAACAAGGGCGCCTCGGACGCCCTGCAGCTCGCCGACGTGCAGTTCTCCACGGGCGACGAGGAGGAGCCCACGCCCAAGGACATGCTGTCCCTCGTGGACCGCGGTCCGAGCGGCTCCCCGACGGCCAAGGCGGGCGCGGGCTTCACCGGCAAGAAGGCGCTGCGGTACGCGGGCACCCACCAGGCGGACGGCCGCGCCTACTCGTACAACAAGGTCTTCGACGTGAACGTGGCCGTCGGCCGCGACACCGAGCTGGCGTACCGGATCTTCCCGTCGATGGCGGACGGCGACCGGGACTACGACGCCACGAACGTGTCGGTCGACCTCGCCTTCACGGACGGCACCTACCTCAGCGACCTGCGCGCCCAGGACCAGCACGGGTTCGCGCTGACACCGCAGGGCCAGGGCGCCTCGAAGGTGCTGTACGTCAACCAGTGGAACAACGTCACCTCACGGATCGGCTCGGTCGCGGCCGGCCGGACCGTCGACCGCATCCTGCTCGCGTACGACTCCCCGAAGGGGCCCGCCAAGTTCCGCGGCTGGCTGGACGACGTCAAGCTGAGCGTGCAGAAGCCCGGGAAGCCGAAGGCGCATCTCTCGGACTACGCGTCGACCACCCGCGGCACCAACTCCAGCGGCGGCTTCTCGCGCGGCAACAACTTCCCGGCCACGGCCGTGCCGCACGGTTTCAACTTCTGGACCCCGGTGACGAACGCGGGTTCGCTGAGCTGGCTGTACGACTACGCGCGCTCCAACAACGCGGACAACCTGCCGACCGTCCAGGCGTTCAGCGCGAGCCACGAGCCGAGCCCCTGGATGGGCGACCGGCAGACCTTCCAGGTGATGCCGTCGGCCGCGTCCGGCACCCCGGAGACGGGCCGCACCGCCCGCGCGCTGCCCTTCAAGCACGAGAACGAGACGGCGCGCCCGTACTACTACGGTGTGACGTTCGAGAACGGGCTGAAGACGGAGATGACGCCGACGGACCACGCGGCGGCCCTGCGCTTCACCTTCCCCGGTGACGACGCGAACGTCCTCTTCGACAACGTCACGGACCAGGCGGGCCTGACCCTCGACAAGGAGAGCGGCACCTTCACCGGCTACTCGGACGTCAAGTCCGGGCTGTCGACGGGCGCCACCCGCCTCTTCGTGTACGGGACCTTCGACGCGCCCGTCACCGAGGGAAGCTCCTCGGGGGTCAAGGGCTATCTGAAGTTCAAGCCCGGCGCCGACCGCACGGTGACCCTGCGCATCGCCACCTCGCTCATCAGCATCGACCAGGCGAAGGACAACCTCCGCCAGGAGATCCCGGACGGCACGTCCTTCGACAAGGTCAAGTCGCGCGCCCAGCAGGCGTGGGACAAGATCCTGGGCAAGGTCGAGGTCGAGGGCGCGACCCCCGACCAGCTGACGACGCTGTACTCCAGCCTCTACCGGCTGTACCTGTACCCGAACTCCGGCTTCGAGAAGGTCGGCGGCAAGTACCAGTACGCCTCGCCGTTCTCGGCGATGCCCGGCCCGGACACCCCGACGCACACCGGCGCGAAGATCGTCGACGGCAAGGTGTACGTCAACAACGGCTTCTGGGACACCTACCGCACGACGTGGCCCGCCTACTCGCTGCTGACGCCCGGCCAGGCCGGTGAGATGGTCGACGGCTTCGTGCAGCAGTACAAGGACGGCGGCTGGACCTCGCGCTGGTCCTCGCCCGGCTACGCGGACCTGATGACCGGCACGTCCTCCGACGTGGCGTTCGCGGACGCGTACGTCAAGGGCGTCGACTTCGACGCGGAGTCGGCGTACGACGCGGCCGTGAAGAACGCGACCGTCGTGCCGCCCTCCTCGGGTGTGGGCCGCAAGGGCATGACCACCTCGCCCTTCATCGGCTACACGAGCACCGACACCCATGAGGGCCTGTCGTGGGCGCTGGAGGGCTACCTCAACGACTACGGCATCTCGAAGATGGGCGAGGCGCTCTACAAGAAGACCGGCAAGAAGAAGTACAAGGAGGAGGCCGCGTACTTCCTCAACCGCGCCCAGGACTACGTCAACCTCTTCGACCCGAAGGCCGGCTTCTTCCAGGGCCGGGACGCCAAGGGCGACTGGCGGGTGGCCTCCGACAAGTACGACCCGCGCGTGTGGGGCTACGACTACACGGAGACCAACGGCTACGGGTACGCGTTCACCGCGCCGCAGGACTCGCGCGGGCTGGCCAACCTCTACGGCGGCCGGTCGGGCCTCGCGGAGAAGCTGGACACGTACTTCGGCACCCCGGAGACCGCCGGACCCGAGTTCGTCGGCTCGTACGGGGGCGTCATCCACGAGATGACCGAGGCCCGCGACGTCCGCATGGGCATGTACGGGCACTCCAACCAGGTGGCCCACCACGTCAACTACATGTACGACGCGGCCGGCCAGCCCTGGAAGACCCAGAAGAACG
Coding sequences:
- the ngcE gene encoding N-acetylglucosamine/diacetylchitobiose ABC transporter substrate-binding protein — protein: MGSTSAHNDREGVGRRDLIKRSAALGLITVPTMGFLSACASGDSGGDEKVDKGKKTKENPLAVNESAPLEIVIFDGGFGTQYAEDAKAVYEKNFPKAKVKFSSTQKIQSVLQPRFNQGTPPDLIDNSGAEQMDMGVLVGKKQLADLTPLLDAPSIDDPAKKVRDTLRPGIVEMGQFDGDPVWIMYYAYTVYGVWYSQKALDGLDAEYPETWDDMLAVCAKAKKKGIAGWTYAGKYPYYVPFSLYPMIAKVGGREVLDAIDNLEPNAWKHPAVKTCFEAYYELYKKGYILKGTPGLDHIQSQTAWTEGKALFIPNGSWVENEAAKTMPKDFDLAVNAPSGIDSSDKMPFGTIWASGGEPFIVPAKAKNSEGGMEQLRIMLGEASSKNFTSSVKSLTAFNGGTDGIELTPGLKSGVAALDKAGDNVVNPRIQDWYVALQKEKIGVGGLGEMMAGRLTPVEAIKKIQGYADEAAKDDSIQHYKHQ
- a CDS encoding GH92 family glycosyl hydrolase — translated: MHHRSRQGSPYRSRLGTRHGWGSTAVLGAAAFALVVASQGAAVARPGEAAAADREFASSFETGEPAPDWLNTVDISADGTKRASGVDGGFSSGIPGNVTDHVTEVRASAENTGGGEVKENLTDVEPSTKWLTFAPTGWVEFDLDAPVKLLSYALTSANDHDERDPVDWTFQGSTDGKDWKTLDTRTGESFAERFQTKTYKLGEPAEYAHFRLDITKNKGASDALQLADVQFSTGDEEEPTPKDMLSLVDRGPSGSPTAKAGAGFTGKKALRYAGTHQADGRAYSYNKVFDVNVAVGRDTELAYRIFPSMADGDRDYDATNVSVDLAFTDGTYLSDLRAQDQHGFALTPQGQGASKVLYVNQWNNVTSRIGSVAAGRTVDRILLAYDSPKGPAKFRGWLDDVKLSVQKPGKPKAHLSDYASTTRGTNSSGGFSRGNNFPATAVPHGFNFWTPVTNAGSLSWLYDYARSNNADNLPTVQAFSASHEPSPWMGDRQTFQVMPSAASGTPETGRTARALPFKHENETARPYYYGVTFENGLKTEMTPTDHAAALRFTFPGDDANVLFDNVTDQAGLTLDKESGTFTGYSDVKSGLSTGATRLFVYGTFDAPVTEGSSSGVKGYLKFKPGADRTVTLRIATSLISIDQAKDNLRQEIPDGTSFDKVKSRAQQAWDKILGKVEVEGATPDQLTTLYSSLYRLYLYPNSGFEKVGGKYQYASPFSAMPGPDTPTHTGAKIVDGKVYVNNGFWDTYRTTWPAYSLLTPGQAGEMVDGFVQQYKDGGWTSRWSSPGYADLMTGTSSDVAFADAYVKGVDFDAESAYDAAVKNATVVPPSSGVGRKGMTTSPFIGYTSTDTHEGLSWALEGYLNDYGISKMGEALYKKTGKKKYKEEAAYFLNRAQDYVNLFDPKAGFFQGRDAKGDWRVASDKYDPRVWGYDYTETNGYGYAFTAPQDSRGLANLYGGRSGLAEKLDTYFGTPETAGPEFVGSYGGVIHEMTEARDVRMGMYGHSNQVAHHVNYMYDAAGQPWKTQKNVREVLSRLYTGSEIGQGYHGDEDNGEQSAWYLFSSLGFYPLVMGSGEYAVGSPLFTKATVHLENGRDLVVKAPKNSAKNVYVQGLKVNGKKWTSTSLPHSVISRGAVIEFDMGSKPSSWGTGKNAAPVSITQDDKVPAPRTDAVKGEGPLFDNTSGTSATVTSADLPTADPVKAVQYTLTSADGAKAPKGWVLQGSSDGTTWKDLDKRSGQSFAWDKQTRAFSVAAPGTYAKYRLVLDGEATLAEVELLG